GCGCCTTGGCGACTATTTCGGCCGCAAGCGCTTTGTGATCGCAGCGGTGATCGTCTTCACGGTCGCCTCGCTTCTGTGCGGCGTGGCGCCCACCATGCCGTTCCTCGTGGTGGCGCGCGGCCTGCAAGGCGTAGGCGGCGGGATGATGGTCGGCACCGCGTTCGCCTCGATTCCCGATCTGTTCCCCGACGCCCGCGCGCGGGTGCGCTGGCAGGTCATCATGGCGGCGGCTTACGGCATCGGCACGGCGGCGGGGCCGTCGCTCGGCGGTTGGCTGAGTCAGCAGTTCGGCTGGCGTTCTACCTTCCTCGTCAATCTGCCTGTCGGTGCGCTTGCGCTGTATTTCATCTGGGCGCATCTGCCGAATTACCGGCGTGCCGTGACCGGCGAGGTGCGTATCGACTGGAGCGGGGCGGTACTGGTGGCGCTCGTGCTGGGCGGCCTGCAGACGTTTATCGAGGCGGTGCCCAAGTCGGGGCTGACAACGGCCAATCTGCTGCTGGCGGCGTTCGTCGTGCTTGGCACCGGCGCGCTGCTGGTTTGCGAGCGCCGGGCGACGCACCCCATCATTCCGCTCGACCTGTTCAGGGACGCCCAGCTCGTGACGCTGTTCACCCTCTCGCTGCTGTCCGGTTTCGTGATGTTTTCGCTGATTTTCTTCGCGCCGTTGCTGCTGCAGGGCGGCTTTGGGCTGACTCCGCAGGAGGCCGGACTGCTTGCGACGCCGATCGCCGCCTGCATCGCGCTCGGCAGTCTGATCAACACGCGGATCGTGATTCATTTGCCGAAGCCGACGCTGATCCTGTCGATCGGTTTCATGCTGCTGGTGATCGCTTCGGTCGGGATCGCACTGGCGACGCCGGCCACACCGCATCTTTATCTCGAACTGGCGATGGGCGCGGTCGGCATCGGACTCGGCTTCATTCTCAACAATCTGAACGTCTTCGGCCAGGAGATCGCGGGCCGGGAGCGCTTCGGTATCACGACGGCGTTGTTGCAGTCGAGCCGGATGGTGGGCGGGATGCTGGGTACCAGCATCGTCGCCACGATCATCAACCGCCGCTACGAGACGGGCGTCGCGGACGCGTTGCAGGTGCTCGGCGAACCGGTGGCCTCCACCTGGTTGCCAAAGTTGTCTGACCCGCGGATCCTGATCGATCCGAGCCTGCGCGATACCTTGCTCGGCGAGCTGGGGCGGGCGGGTCTCGCGGGTCCGGCGCTAGTGGAAGCGGCACGCCATGTGCTGGTTCAGTCCATCCATATCGGCGTGGTGCTCACGGGCGTTGCCGCGCTGGTGGCGGCTTTTGTGGTCCGCCGGATCTCGAATATCACGTTCAGACGCAGCGCCAATTAAGTCACATTTTTACCGTTTTTCAAACACCATAATCAGTTATCCGGAAATAATTCCTGATTTCCTGTGTTTATCGGCTCGTCCGTAGGGCATAAAAAACGCGTGAAAAACGGTATGCATGTTGGGTCGGATTTGCACCTACCTACCTGGATAGGTGTGTCCTTTTTCAGGGTCCATCAAAATTCAGACGAATAATGGTTAATCCACCTGAGAGACTCAAAAAATGGAATTACTCGAAAATCACTGGAAAGCACCCGTCACCATTCAAAATCGGGCCGTTGACGTCGCAGAAGAGACTCCGGCCACCGCAGTGGATCGGCATCTCATCATTGCTTACAGGAAAATGAAAAAGGAAAGCCAGCGCCGTTTCTGGGCGCGCTTTGGCGTGACGCAGTCGCGCGGCAGCCGGTTCGAATCGGGCGCGGAAATTCCGCCGCCGGTTTCAATCCTGCTGGGGCTTTACTTCCTGAAAACGGTTTCCGACAGCGATTTAGGGCGTGCCGAACGCGTGATTTACAGCCGCGACGCCGCTGCGCTGCTTAGCCCGGGTCAATAAGACCGAGTTGAGCGGCAATCACGGCCGCCGCGCGCCGTGAGTTCACCCCGAATTTCGCCCTGATATTCTTTACGTGGAAGTTCACTGCAGCTTCCGAGCAACTAAGAATATGTGAGATTTCCCAGGTGGATTTACCGCGCGCGGTCCAGTTCAGGCATTCCCGTTCACGTGGCGTCAATTGCGGCAGGACACTTTTCGCATGCGAGTTGAGATGCCGGCGGCTGGTGTCGATTACCAGATCGCGCAGCAGGACGAGATTGGGCAGCACGCCGTCGATGTGGGTCCAGAACGTGTCGGTCCCGTGGAAGTTGTTGGCGACGCACAGCATGCCGGCTTCCTGATTGGGTCCATGAATCGGCAACGACACGCCGGAGCGCAGGCCGTGCGAGCAGGCCAGTTCGTAAAGCGCCCGCTGATCCCGTGTGGCAAAGAGTTCGGGTGACCAGACCAGCGGCGTTGCGCGGGTGAGGCAGTGGCTGACGACGGGATCGATGTGCATGTATCCCTGCTCTTCATAACTGCGGCGCCAGCTTTGCGAATAGGTGCTGCGCACATATGCATCTTCCAGACGCATGCCGGGCCGCGGCAGCATTGCAATCAGAACCCGGTCGAAACCCCAGCCGCCTGCAATAGTGGTAATCGCGTTGAACCACGTTGCTTCGTCCGGAGCGTCCACGAGTGGCGACATTTGCTCAGTAAAATGTAGCGACACTTTCGATTCCTCAATCACAGCGGCCCAGCTGCGGGCTTCGCCGGCGCGAACTCGCGACCGGCATGATAATGGGCAGCAATCTATCACCGTTTATTACTGAGCGGCTCGAAAAACGAAGTCCGGACCCATATTCCGGACTTTCAGAATCTCTCCGCGCGGCGGATAAACCAATACTATCTTCGCTCGGCGAAAATTTGCCCGGACTGGTTACCGCTTGTAAGACCAATGCCCCGGCTGCTGCGGATTCCTCAAAAAATTGTCAAATCAGCCCGGCTGAAAACGATTTCCGGACGATTTAACAATTGTCCCGGGCCGGTTTTTGCGCGCGGAACAGCATCATAGTTTCAAACACTTGATATCGGCAATAATCTTCAAAAATTTAGCTGCCAGGGTTGAATGGGTTGTCCGGCGTGCCGGAATTCTGTTCAAATCGCCCAACGGTTAATGACCGGGTACTTATAAAAACCAAGGCCAAAAATAGAGTGCCTATTCGAGCGATAAAACTGCGCGAAAGATTATGTTCTGCCTGTTTGACCATTTTCTGGTTTGTTCCGCCTGGCCGATTTCGGTGCCGCCTGGCCATCGACGCTTATCCAGCGTGAACTAACGAATCTTGACTGGGCCGCGACGACCTTCGGTTTAAATGTTGTCATACGAAATTTAAGTCACTGATCCGGCCTAAGGAAAAAATCTCTGACAGCACCGACAGGCCGGCTTGAAGACCAGAATCGAAAGGTTGCTTTCGGCACCGCGCGTGCATGCTTGCGCGAGCACATCCTCCGAGCGTCTCGCAAATGTTGTTTGACAACATTGCGGACCCGGTGCTACCTTGGCATCAATTCTTCGATACTGTGCTGAGGCGCCATGAAAATCTCCCCCATCCTCGATAGCGAGTTTGCCGCCACCGTGATGGCCGTGCCGCCGCTGGCCCGCCGCGCCGATTATTCGCTCGACGCCGCCGAAAACCAGAAGCTGATCCGGCACATCGAAGCCGGCGGCGTGCGCACCTTGCTGTATGGCGGCAACGCCAACCTGTATCACGTGGCCGTGAGCGAATACCGCGAACTGCTCGACATGCTCGCGGAAAGCGCGGGTCCGGACACCCGGGTGATTCCGGCCATCGGCGCCGACTACGGCAAGATGCTCGACCAGGCCCGCATCCTCGCGCAGACCTCGTATCGCACCGCGATGGTCCTGCCGCTCGCCGGCTTTACCACTTCCGAAGGCGTCGAAACCGGTCTCAAGCGGATTGTCGACGCCGCGGGAATCCCGCTCACGCTCTACGTCAAGAGCGAAAACTACGTGGACGTCGACACGCTCGCGCGCCTCGTCGACAGCGGCACGCTGATCGCGGTCAAGTACGCCATCGTGCGTGAGAACCCGGCCGACGACGTGTATCTGCGCCGTCTGCTCGAAAGCGTGCCAGCCGCTAAACTGGTGTCCGGCATGGGCGAACGTCCGGCGCTGGTGCATCTGCATGAATTCGGTCTCGCAGCATGGACCACGGGCTCCGGCTGCATCGCCTCGCATGCCGTCATGGCGTTGCTGCGTGCCATCAAGGCCGGCCAGATGGACGAGGCCCAACGCCTTTATGACGCTTTCATGCCGCTCGAAACCTTGCGCGACGATATTTCGCTGATCCGCGTGCTGCACGACGCCGTGACTTTCTCGAAAATCGCGGACATGGGACCGATGCTGCCGCTGTTGAGTTCGAGCCCAGTGGGGCATCATGCGAGTATCGACAGCGCGACACAGGCGCTGCTCGCTTTCGAACGCCAATTTGCGGAAACCTCCGCGGCACGTTAAGGGAATTGCAAGATGCAGATCACAGGAGACATGCTTTTGGGTGGTTCCGCAGTACGCGGGACCAAAGGCACATTGCGCGCGTTCGATCCGGCGCGTAACGCGGAGATCGAACCCGCGTTCGGCGCTGGCGGCGCAGCGGATGTCGACCGCGCATGCGAGCTGGCGGCCCAGGCGTTCGACGCTTACCGCCATGCGCCGCTCGAGACGCGCGCACGTTTTCTGGAAGCGATCGGCGAGAATATCGTCGCGCTCGGCGACGCGCTGATCGAGCGCGCTCACGTTGAATCGGCGCTGCCCAAAGCGCGCCTCGAAGGCGAACGCGCACGCACGGTCGGGCAGCTCAAGCTGTTTGCAACGCTCGTGCGCGAAGGCCGCTGGCTAACCGCTACGCTCGACTCAGCGCTGCCCGAGCGTAAGCCGTTGCCGCGCTCGGATCTGCGTCTGCAGAAGATTCCGGTCGGGCCGGTTGCAGTGTTCGGCGCGAGCAACTTCCCGCTCGCATTTTCCGTGGCGGGTGGCGATACCGCCTCCGCGCTGGCCGCCGGTTGCCCGGTAGTCGTCAAGGCGCATCCGGCGCACCTCGGCACCTCCGAACTGGTCGGACGGGCCATCCAGAAAGCCGTGGCCGATAGCGGTCTGCCGGAAGGCGTGTTCTCGCTCGTCATCGGCGCGGGTAATGAAATCGGCGAGGCGCTGGTCAAGCATCCGGCCATCAAGTCGGTGGGCTTTACCGGTTCGCGGCGCGGCGGTCTTGCGCTGGTCGACATCGCCTCGAAGCGTCGCGAGCCGATTCCCGTGTTCGCTGAGATGAGCAGCGTCAATCCGTTCTTCGTGTTCCCCGGTGCGCTGGCGAAGCGCGCCGAAGCGCTGGCGAATGCGCTGGTCGATTCGGTCACGCTTGGGGTGGGCCAGTTCTGCACGAACCCGGGCCTCGTGCTGGTGCTCGAAGGGCCGCATACACGCGGCTTCATCGACGCCACCGCGCAGGCGCTCGCAAAGAAAAGCGAGCAGACGATGCTGACCGCCGGCATCGCCGCTGCCTATAAGGACGGTGTCAAGCAACGCGCGGAGCAGAGCGGCGTACAAAGCGTGGCGCAGGGCACGCCATCGGAAGCGACTTGCGCCGCCATCCCGGTCCTGTTCGAAACCACGGCGGCGAAATTTCTCGCGACAGCGCAACTCGAAGACGAAATCTTTGGGCCGACTTCGTTGATCGTCACCTGTGCGGACATCGACGAAATGCTCAAGGTGGCCGGCCATCTCGAAGGCCAGCTGACGGCGACCCTGCAACTCGAAGCCGACGATTACGCACTGGCGCGGCGTCTGTTGCCGACACTCGAGCGCAAGGTAGGCCGGATTCTGGCGAACGGTTTCCCGACGGGCGTCGAAGTTTCATATGCGATGGTTCACGGCGGCCCGTTCCCGGCTACGTCCGACGGGCGTGCGACTTCAGTGGGTGCGACCGCAATCGAGCGCTTCTTGCGCCCGGTCTGCTATCAGGACCTGCCGGCCGAACTGTTGCCCGAAGCGTTGCACGACGATAATCCGCTCAAGCTCTGGCGCCTGCGCGACGGCAAGCTTGTGCAGGGATAAGCGTCGATCGCTTCGCACGGGCGCCGAACGAGGTGCCGTGCGAAGAAGCGCCATATGGGCGCCGTAAGAGGCACCAAACGAAGCATCCAAAGGACATTGCATGACCGAGACAAACCGACGCTATCCCGACCCCGCCGTCCGTATTCTCGATCCGCGTTTCAAAGCCTTGCGTCTTGCGTCGGCTTCAGTCGAATGCCTGTACCAGGGTGCGCGCTGGTCGGAAGGTCCGGTATGGTTTGGCGACGGGCGTTATGTGCTGTGGAGCGACATCCCGAACAACCGCATTCTGCGTTGGGATGAACACAGCGGCACGGTGACACCGTTTCGCCAGCCGTCGAACAACGCCAACGGTCACACGCGCGACCGTGAAGGGCGGCTCATCGGTTGCGAGCATCTGACACGCCGCGTCACGCGTACCGAGTACGACGGTTCGATCACCGTGCTGGCGGATCGTTACAACGGCAAGCGCCTCAATTCGCCTAACGATGTGGTTGTCAAGTCGGACGGCTCGATCTGGTTTACAGATCCCACCTTCGGCATCGACGGGTTTTACGAAGGCGAGCACCAGGAATCTGAATTGCCGGCCTGCGTGTATCGCGTGGACGGGCAGAGCGACGAAGTGACGATGGTGATCGACGATGTGCTTGGCCCGAACGGCCTCGCCTTCTCGCCGGATGAAAAGATTCTGTACGTGGTCGAGTCGCGTAGCGAGCCGCGCAAGATCCGCGCGTTCGACGTCAGCGGCAACACGCTTTCGAACAACCGCGTGCTCATCGATGCGGGCCCGGGCACGCCGGACGGTTTCCGCGTGGATGTTCACGGCAACCTGTGGTGCGGCTGGGGTATGGGCACCGACGAACTCGATGGTGTGCGCATCTTCACGCCGCAAGGCGAGGCGATCGGCCATATTGCATTGCCCGAGCGTTGCGCGAACGTCTGCTTTGGCGGCGTGCATCGCAATCGCCTGTTCATGGCGGCGAGCCACGGTTTGTATTCGCTGTACGTGAACACGCAGGGTGTGAAGGGCGGTTAAGCATCAAAAGGATTTTGCTGAAACAGGCTACGGCGTCTTGCCCGCGCTTTAGCCTGCGATTTGCTTGACGTGATGAATGGGCGCTGGCTATGTTGCATTGAGAGACACGTACCGCGGGCACCGCAATCCGACCGGCGGACTTCCATACCAAGAAGCGAGGAGACGTAATGACTTTTTCTGGCAGCTTGTCAGTCAGGTTAGCGAGTATCTGCGTGGCAGTGGGAACAGCGTTGGGCGCGACCTTCGCGTCGCCGGCCTATGCAGACCCCGTCACGCTCAATATCGTCGATGTAGCGGGCGATCT
The sequence above is drawn from the Paraburkholderia phenazinium genome and encodes:
- a CDS encoding dihydrodipicolinate synthase family protein, which translates into the protein MKISPILDSEFAATVMAVPPLARRADYSLDAAENQKLIRHIEAGGVRTLLYGGNANLYHVAVSEYRELLDMLAESAGPDTRVIPAIGADYGKMLDQARILAQTSYRTAMVLPLAGFTTSEGVETGLKRIVDAAGIPLTLYVKSENYVDVDTLARLVDSGTLIAVKYAIVRENPADDVYLRRLLESVPAAKLVSGMGERPALVHLHEFGLAAWTTGSGCIASHAVMALLRAIKAGQMDEAQRLYDAFMPLETLRDDISLIRVLHDAVTFSKIADMGPMLPLLSSSPVGHHASIDSATQALLAFERQFAETSAAR
- a CDS encoding helix-turn-helix transcriptional regulator is translated as MSPLVDAPDEATWFNAITTIAGGWGFDRVLIAMLPRPGMRLEDAYVRSTYSQSWRRSYEEQGYMHIDPVVSHCLTRATPLVWSPELFATRDQRALYELACSHGLRSGVSLPIHGPNQEAGMLCVANNFHGTDTFWTHIDGVLPNLVLLRDLVIDTSRRHLNSHAKSVLPQLTPRERECLNWTARGKSTWEISHILSCSEAAVNFHVKNIRAKFGVNSRRAAAVIAAQLGLIDPG
- a CDS encoding aldehyde dehydrogenase (NADP(+)) — its product is MQITGDMLLGGSAVRGTKGTLRAFDPARNAEIEPAFGAGGAADVDRACELAAQAFDAYRHAPLETRARFLEAIGENIVALGDALIERAHVESALPKARLEGERARTVGQLKLFATLVREGRWLTATLDSALPERKPLPRSDLRLQKIPVGPVAVFGASNFPLAFSVAGGDTASALAAGCPVVVKAHPAHLGTSELVGRAIQKAVADSGLPEGVFSLVIGAGNEIGEALVKHPAIKSVGFTGSRRGGLALVDIASKRREPIPVFAEMSSVNPFFVFPGALAKRAEALANALVDSVTLGVGQFCTNPGLVLVLEGPHTRGFIDATAQALAKKSEQTMLTAGIAAAYKDGVKQRAEQSGVQSVAQGTPSEATCAAIPVLFETTAAKFLATAQLEDEIFGPTSLIVTCADIDEMLKVAGHLEGQLTATLQLEADDYALARRLLPTLERKVGRILANGFPTGVEVSYAMVHGGPFPATSDGRATSVGATAIERFLRPVCYQDLPAELLPEALHDDNPLKLWRLRDGKLVQG
- a CDS encoding SMP-30/gluconolactonase/LRE family protein, whose product is MTETNRRYPDPAVRILDPRFKALRLASASVECLYQGARWSEGPVWFGDGRYVLWSDIPNNRILRWDEHSGTVTPFRQPSNNANGHTRDREGRLIGCEHLTRRVTRTEYDGSITVLADRYNGKRLNSPNDVVVKSDGSIWFTDPTFGIDGFYEGEHQESELPACVYRVDGQSDEVTMVIDDVLGPNGLAFSPDEKILYVVESRSEPRKIRAFDVSGNTLSNNRVLIDAGPGTPDGFRVDVHGNLWCGWGMGTDELDGVRIFTPQGEAIGHIALPERCANVCFGGVHRNRLFMAASHGLYSLYVNTQGVKGG
- a CDS encoding MFS transporter; its protein translation is MLGIALVNMLVALDQTVVSTALPSIVSELRGFEFYAWIASAYLLASVVTVPVFGRLGDYFGRKRFVIAAVIVFTVASLLCGVAPTMPFLVVARGLQGVGGGMMVGTAFASIPDLFPDARARVRWQVIMAAAYGIGTAAGPSLGGWLSQQFGWRSTFLVNLPVGALALYFIWAHLPNYRRAVTGEVRIDWSGAVLVALVLGGLQTFIEAVPKSGLTTANLLLAAFVVLGTGALLVCERRATHPIIPLDLFRDAQLVTLFTLSLLSGFVMFSLIFFAPLLLQGGFGLTPQEAGLLATPIAACIALGSLINTRIVIHLPKPTLILSIGFMLLVIASVGIALATPATPHLYLELAMGAVGIGLGFILNNLNVFGQEIAGRERFGITTALLQSSRMVGGMLGTSIVATIINRRYETGVADALQVLGEPVASTWLPKLSDPRILIDPSLRDTLLGELGRAGLAGPALVEAARHVLVQSIHIGVVLTGVAALVAAFVVRRISNITFRRSAN